cctttttGCCTCAATGTTTACTTGACCTCGCACATTTAAGCTTAACTActttttgcaatatttcttgCGACTTAATGCCTTTTTTCCATGCATTCCaggcaagtaaaataggcacttctctcccacccctccatcGCTGACTGCACAATGATtagatagacttccaataattaatttaattgtaattaaagccaaattaagaatattttaagaaatgtcaTGGCTAAGACTATTTTTAAGTACAAGTCGTAGATAGAacttgataaaaaaaagtttgtacttGGCATTTTTTATcagtaaatgcacacacattaactaAATTCTTCTGAACTGCTGAAATTCTTTGTCCCTGTGCTGGGTTTGATTGTGTCCTGTACTGGCAGCTCCACCACCTGCTGTGCTAACCCTGAACCCTGCATGGAGGAAGTTCTACCCCACTGAGAAAGTGACTCTCAAATGTGAGATTCAGTCCCGTCAGACTGGGTGGAGTTATCTGTGGTACAGAGATGGAGCCTCTATGAACAGTGTGCTCTCCAGAGGAAATGAGTACACAATCCTGGCTCTAgatcagtcacacagaggaagaTACTCCTGCAGAGGGAGAATACCAGGAAGAGCTGTTTACACTAAAATGAGCAATGATTTGAGCCTGACTGTAGATGGTGAGTaatgttgctgtgctgtgaaaacTACACAGACCTATATTTATGTTATACATACCATGATTCTCATGGTATGTATAAATCCTATTCCTCTTAGTTTTGACTTCTTaggtggttatttatttttatttatgttatttattggtATTTATTGTAAAGCAACTGGGAATGTATGCATGAAGAGCGCTATAAAAGTATGTACTTATGtgtattgtatttcattgtattgATGGGTCTAGGGATGAGTGCTGGTGAGGGCAATCGATCTGTTACATAACAAATAGACTTTATGTATAATGGTTTATTATATGTGTCTCCAGCTCAGCATAACTGGTAACATAAGAAATACAATTTACTGCTTTTTATCAGTCTAGTATATGATAAAGCAAATAATTCAGCAGTGTtctatacagtatatgaccaaaggtatctggacactACTTGGTCCTGGGtggtttttcatggtttgggctaggccccttggtTCTAATGAAGGCTAATTGTAATTCTACAGAACACAACCCCATTCTAGACTATTATATGCTTCTCCTACAGTTTGGGGGAAGGCCCTTGCCTGTTTAAACATGACAATGCCACCTGGCAATCTGCGACATCGAAgtgcaaacatacatgcaccaATAAGTGATTTTTTCAATCATGTTTTGGGCATGGCGTTTTgatgtattataatttatagTTGTGCACGATGCTCTAATCAACCATTTCCTAATCATTGTGGCGTTTCAGCTCGTCCTCAGGCTGTGCTGACTCTGGAGACTGCATGGACAGAGATCTTCAGGTCAGACAGTCTGACTCTGAGGTGTCAGGTTGAGGGGAGCTCTGCTGAGTGGAACTACACGTGGTACAGAGACGGACGGCATCTTCCACTGGACCCCAGCGGGGACAGACTCACACTCACCGCTGGAAACAACTCTTTCAGCAGTGAATATAAATGCAGAGGAAACCGAACAGGCCAACCGTCTTACACAGAGATCAGCGAAGGATTTAGAGAAAACAACATTGGTGAGTTCCACTCCTTTTGTCAGGCTATTAATGAAATGCGCCTCACCCAAGACCACTTCCTCCACCACCCTTCAAGCGCTCGTGGTGAGCACAGCGTGTGAAAGGAAGTCACGCTATCTTGTTTGCAATAGACTCAGTCAGTACTCCACAGTGCACCATGGTATTTTGAGCTTAAGGATAAGCAGTCGAAGCCAATCCATGCAGCTAATGCAGCCAATGTAGTTCAGCCATTACAGGTCATAATGCTGGTCATTTATAATGAGTTGCATGATTTTGGGTCCCTccctttgttttgtgttccctTGTCTGTCAGTCCTAAAGCGGAAAGTTCTGGTTTCTGTGGCCAGCTCAGTCTTGCTCGGACTCATCCTCACAGTCTTGGGCTGTGTTTGcctgagaaagaaaaggaagttGGGTGAGTGTGAATTGTGCTACCAGCTCATTGCGtttcttttacattacaggcatttaccacAGCAACATACAGAACTTCTGCATTTTCACATAGTaccaatttatacagctggattccATACTAAAGCAATCCAGGTTAAGTGCGTTGATCAAGGGTACCTTTGGCAGTGTGGTACtttggaatcaaacctgcaagtTTACAAGTGGAGTTCCTTCCCCATggtactacactgctgctctgttcaCTGTTCCACATTGGTCAACACATGTTGTGGAGAGTCCTCATTCAAATGACTTGGTTTTATATTGAGCACAGGAAATGTAGGAGTAGGGAAAACGTGCAATATGGGCTACAGACAGTATTATCTGAAGTACTGAACGTATTGTTTAAAGATGtatagaaacaaaaatacagaaaactaACATTGTTTAAATTAACTGACTGCCTCTAtcccatgtgtgtgtattccacTGTGTTAAACAGCTTACAAGATGACACCACAGAATGACATGTTTTTGTCAAAGCCACCCACAGGTGAGAAATTTACTGTTTCCATTTCCCCTTGTTAATATTTTTGACCTCTTAGTGAGTCATTTTGTGCTGTGAATGTCTTTGTCTCACAGGAGACCCTTAAAAGATGAAGTCTGTCCACCCATCTAATCTTCACCGGAGAACCTACTTATTGAATATCGTACTTACCATTACAGACCACaatacctttgtcagaccacacttagagtattgtgtacagttctggggactgtactagAACAAAGATATAAAGGAAATGGTTCAgagaagggcaaccaaattggtTCCTgatatgaaagataaaagctagaACGAGGGggtataaatggaaattagcaaaagccAACTTCCGCACAGACATTagaaagtattttttcacacaggcaGTAAatagtcactgtgtggaatagcttgccgtgtcatgtagtagaggcagaaactctgggggttctCAAGGCCAGGTTTGATATGGTGCTAGATGccatctagtttgtaggtaaccCGAGCACCAAGTAcactttagtggtaggaaaatggcgaacactgttgggctgaatggccagttatgttatgttactttTTCTCTGTCTTACAATGTGTATTTCAGAACACCTGTGTGGGGACCTTGAACATTTCAGTAATGAAGAACAATCCACTGAAGCAAAAGGTATTTCCTAATTTATGATGTATTGTTAGaccattttattgaaaaaggTCTTTTCATAATGAACTTTTACTTCAGGTTCTGATACCACAAATCCTTCTGAGCATAGATATTGTTTCCTGTTTGGGAAGAAAAtccaacaatgacaaaaaaaggcaTTGTCCCTCATTCACCTTTGAGTacacaattataaaataaatttggattTCATGTGGTTTTTGATAAATTAGTACTTATATGCAAAAAGGTATTActgaattcaattaatttttacaGCATACCAGTGAATTGACCATTCATTCTGTAATTTAGTGCCTTTTTCTCagaattttttgttatttaattcattatatttatattgtatttgtagCTGCTTGCAGCATTGAACTTTATTCTATTCTGGACCTGAAAAAGAAGACTGAAGGTACTATCTTTATCCaattctttctttgttttcattttatttttaattgatgctAATTcataatgtatgtaaaaaaatgtaatgcattatcATTATCTGTAGATGCATGACTATGTGACTTGGTTGCCTGAATACATTGTTACATTTTGATATATGCCAGTTCAACGAGTTTGCTTCCATAATGACTGACACTTATGTCAACATGTATATTCATTAATCCTTTTTCACATCTCTTGTTTGCTTTCATAGTACTCCCACcaaaacagaatccagaagatCTCACATCATTCAAAGGTACTGCGATGCTCTGTAAACTCGGCTTGGCTGTATTTTGATGATTGGTTTGcccatatttctgtttgtgatatTGCTTCTCTGAATCTGTAGTTGTGActatttctcatttgttttagCTGGCCAGTGAAGAGGAAAATCATCTCGCTCAGGACCAGCGCAGATGGCTGTGATCGCAAAGGAAAGAATGAGGATTTTATGTAATGaaggaaaatgtcattttcatacattaaataaaagatgTATCACTGTAGGTGTATCCAAAGCACTGATCCCAGAGTACACGGCTTACCTTTATGTTGGATACatgtgcttgattttatttcagcttaaaagcttttatttgtgcttttttatttatatcttacGACATACATAGTTTGATTGTAtcctaatttttattttttcttaaattttagCCATATGTGTGATATTCTTTGCAAAATGACAGGAGAAATTTAATCTAAATTTTAACCCCCAGGTAACTGAAATCTTGCCGATGTTTTTCTTGCCCAATGCATCTAAAAGTTTTTGTCAAGCTaaatcaatgtgtttttttaatggtgtaaaTTACTCTG
The genomic region above belongs to Anguilla rostrata isolate EN2019 unplaced genomic scaffold, ASM1855537v3 scaf0346, whole genome shotgun sequence and contains:
- the LOC135246457 gene encoding Fc receptor-like protein 5 — translated: MHKWYRDGRELPVGTAEDTYEILSAVQSDSGTYTCKGQHKEKVLYTGSSNMVALKVNGEAPKPLLTLDSPSGEIFTGDTVTLSCRAGTDPAGWEYLWFKKTQGAALTSTDSSSTDGSSYTIHSAAVSHGGEYWCRAGRGRPAFYTPYSDSLQLSITGEAPKPLLTLDPPSGEIFTGDTVTLSCRVGTDPAGWEYLWFKKTQGAALTSTDGSSYTIHSAAVSHGGEYWCRAGRGRPAFYTPYSDSLQLSITAPPPAVLTLNPAWRKFYPTEKVTLKCEIQSRQTGWSYLWYRDGASMNSVLSRGNEYTILALDQSHRGRYSCRGRIPGRAVYTKMSNDLSLTVDARPQAVLTLETAWTEIFRSDSLTLRCQVEGSSAEWNYTWYRDGRHLPLDPSGDRLTLTAGNNSFSSEYKCRGNRTGQPSYTEISEGFRENNIVLKRKVLVSVASSVLLGLILTVLGCVCLRKKRKLAYKMTPQNDMFLSKPPTEHLCGDLEHFSNEEQSTEAKAACSIELYSILDLKKKTEVLPPKQNPEDLTSFKAGQ